One part of the Glycine max cultivar Williams 82 chromosome 14, Glycine_max_v4.0, whole genome shotgun sequence genome encodes these proteins:
- the LOC100818815 gene encoding uncharacterized protein LOC100818815, with protein MAFNSILRKSGSFARALAVAGQLTKNSNLGHRSLHFTAINQHQHKDSFVPRFHFSSVASKKKPTSDENLLRVIESEIECAQETDDHNAAEEVPGNFPFKIIDSPGQQTIMLERTYQDEEIKVEVHMPDLVTGEENDDDNDNQSERTAQSSIPLSISVHKKDGPYLEFNCVGYPDEIVIDGLSVKNPDLTEDQVAYEGPGFQTLDENLQKSFHKYLEIRGIKPSTTNFLHEYMINKDSKEYLVWLNKLKSFVQA; from the exons ATGGCGTTTAACTCAATTCTTCGCAAGTCGGGTTCTTTTGCGAGGGCTCTTGCTGTCGCGGGTCAATTGACGAAGAATAGCAACCTGGGTCATCGCTCTCTACACTTCACCGCCATCAACCAGCACCAGCACAAGGATTCGTTTGTTCCAAGGTTCCACTTTTCTTCTGTAGCTTCCAAGAAGAAACCAACCTCCGATGAGAACCTTCTCCGGGTCATCGAATCCGAAATCGAATGCGCCCAGGAGACCGATGATCACAACGCA GCTGAAGAGGTTCCGGGTAATTTTCCGTTTAAGATAATTGATAGTCCCGGACAACAGACTATAATGCTCGAGAGAACGTACCAAGACGAGGAAATTAAGGTGGAGGTTCACATGCCGGATTTGGTCACTGGGGAAGAAAATGACGATGATAATGATAATCAGAGTGAAAGAACTGCTCAGTCAAGTATTCCACTTTCAATCAGTGTTCATAAGAAGGATGGACCCTATCTAGAGTTTAATTGCGTGGGTTACCCTGATGAGATTGTTATTGACGGCTTGTCGGTTAAGAATCCTGATCTCACTGAGGATCAAGTTGCTTATGAGGGACCAGGCTTCCA GACCTTGGATGAGAATCTGCAGAAGTCCTTCCATAAGTATTTAGAAATCAGAGGAATCAAGCCTAGCACAACCAATTTCTTGCATGAGTACATGATCAACAAGGACAGTAAAGAGTACTTGGTATGGTTGAACAAGCTCAAGAGCTTCGTGCAAGCATGA
- the LOC100820418 gene encoding histone acetyltransferase type B catalytic subunit, with the protein MGQKQRSSSDADNEVKKRRRVGFSGVDSGVEAKDCITIYLVSSKEEFDAPESFVIHPVDLNSFFDDDGKIYGYEGLKITIWVSSISFYAYADITFQSSSDRGKGVTDLKSALQTIFAETLVDSKDEFLQKYLVDNDFVRTNISNGEALKHKAFQGNISDYNPHTDSSTSTVEVVRLVAGNMTTGQLYSHLIPLTLLLVDGSSPIDVTDSQWELYVLCQKKTDPQGEIQCRLIGFTAVYRFYHYPDDSRLRLSQILVLPPYQHKGYGRFLLEVLYDVAISENVFDFTVEEPLDHFQHVRTCVDSLRLLQFYPIQNIVTKAVSLLKQGKLSKKANCPRLLPPPSAIEDVRKSLKINKQQFLQCWEVLIYIGLNPVDKNTENFVSIILNRVKYDILGKDSGTSGKQLIEVPSDVDQEMSFVMFRSEANEASSVQMDDNQANQEEQLQRLVQERVKEIQLIAEKVTLHLGSSGVVVN; encoded by the exons ATGGGGCAGAAGCAGCGTTCGAGTTCCGATGCCGACAACGAAGTCAAGAAACGACGCCGTGTTGGTTTCTCAGGCGTTG ATTCTGGAGTTGAGGCCAAAGACTGCATCACAATCTATCTAG TTTCAAGCAAGGAAGAATTCGATGCTCCAGAGAGTTTTGTCATTCATCCTGTGGATCTGAATAgcttttttgatgatgatggGAAAATTTATGGCTATGAGGGTTTGAAG ATTACCATCTGGGTTAGCAGCATATCATTTTATGCATATGCTGATATTACATTCCAGAGTTCATCTGAT CGAGGCAAAGGGGTCACAGATTTGAAATCTGCTCTTCAG ACAATTTTTGCTGAGACTCTTGTTGATAGCAAGGATGAATTCCTTCAGAAATATTTGGTGGATAACGACTTTGTTAG AACAAACATCTCAAATGGAGAAGCTTTGAAGCACAAAGCTTTCCAGGGGAACATTTCTGATTATAATCCACATACAGATTCATCTACTTCTACTGTTGAg GTTGTCCGTTTGGTGGCAGGCAACATGACTACTGGACAACTTTACAGTCATCTAATACCCCTCACACTACTTCTCGTTGATG GTAGCAGTCCTATTGATGTTACTGATTCACAGTGGGAGCTGTATGTTTTGTGTCAGAAGAAAACTGATCCGCAGGGAGAGATCCAATGTAGGTTGATTGGTTTTACTGCTGTTTATCGATTTTATCACTATCCTGATGATTCCCGATTACGACTAAGCCAG ATACTGGTATTACCTCCTTACCAGCACAAGGGTTATGGTCGATTCCTTCTAGAGGTGCTATATGATGTTGCTATATCTGAAAATGTTTTTGACTTCACGGTAGAAGAGCCATTAGATCACTTCCAACATGTTCGTACTTGTGTTGACTCACTTCGCCTGCTTCAGTTTTACCCAATTCAGAATATAGTTACTAAAGCTGTTTCACTTCTGAAGCAAGGAAAGTTATCAAAGAAAGCAAATTGTCCTCGACTTTTGCCACCTCCCAGCGCAATTGAGGATGTTAGGAAAAGTCTGAAAATTAACAAGCAGCAGTTTCTCCAGTGTTGGGAGGTTTTGATCTACATTGGCCTTAATCCTGTTGACAAGAACACGGAGAACTTTGTTAGTATTATTTTGAACCGTGTTAAGTATGATATCTTAGGGAAAGATTCTGGGACGTCTGGGAAGCAGCTTATTGAAGTACCAAGTGATGTTGATCAGGAGATGTCATTTGTCATGTTCAGATCAGAAGCCAACGAAGCTAGTAGTGTGCAAATGGATGACAATCAGGCTAATCAAGAAGAGCAACTCCAGAGGTTAGTTCAGGAAAGGGTGAAAGAAATTCAGTTGATTGCGGAAAAGGTAACCCTGCATCTTGGGAGCTCAGGGGTGGTGGTTAATTAG